In Rhodanobacter humi, the genomic stretch CGAAGAGCTATCCGGAGCTGGCCGACTTCGCGGCCCTGCTGGAACGTCATGTGCAAGGTCGCGACCTCACCCAGGTGGCCGCAGCATGACGGAAATGCATCGACCTTCCCTGCCCGTCCTCCCGGCGAAAACCGGGATGACGGCAACCTGCCGCCACGAAGAAGGCAAGGCATGAGGCACGCGCTGATCTTCGCGGCCGGACTGGGCGAGCGCATGCGCCCGCTCACCGAACGCACGCCCAAGCCGCTGCTGGTGGTGGGCGGCAAGCCGCTGATCGTGTGGCATCTGGAGAAGCTCGCCGCGATCGGCGTGAACTACGTGGCGATCAACACCTCGCACCTCGCCGAACAGTTTCCCGAGGTGCTGGGCGACGGCTCGCGCTGGGGCCTGCGCATCCGCTACGTGTACGAAGGCCCGGTGCCGCTGGAGACTGGCGGCGGTCTGCTCAATGCGCTGCCGTTGCTTGGGCCGGAACCGGTGCTCACGATCAGCGGTGACGTGTGGTGCGACGCCGACTTCGCAGCCCTGCCCGCCGAACCCGCGGGGCACGCGCACCTGCTGATGGTGGACAACCCGACGCACCATCCAGGCGGCGATTTCCGGCTGGACGCGCAAGGCCGGCTGCATGCGGATGGCGAGCCGCGGCTCACCTACAGCGGCATCGGCGTATTCCGCCGCGAGCTGCTGGATGGCTG encodes the following:
- the murU gene encoding N-acetylmuramate alpha-1-phosphate uridylyltransferase MurU; translation: MRHALIFAAGLGERMRPLTERTPKPLLVVGGKPLIVWHLEKLAAIGVNYVAINTSHLAEQFPEVLGDGSRWGLRIRYVYEGPVPLETGGGLLNALPLLGPEPVLTISGDVWCDADFAALPAEPAGHAHLLMVDNPTHHPGGDFRLDAQGRLHADGEPRLTYSGIGVFRRELLDGWREAVGDVAGVEAKPLRFKLRPLLEAAMVQGALCGSLHRGRWTDVGTPQRLAELDAALALRA